Proteins encoded within one genomic window of Brassica rapa cultivar Chiifu-401-42 chromosome A09, CAAS_Brap_v3.01, whole genome shotgun sequence:
- the LOC103840133 gene encoding uncharacterized protein LOC103840133: protein MNSMFSAFDALFVELMGKNLMVSSLNASSTATPKPAVLQTQTQKEENASNKISLVQKTPRFALELDGLHCFETIVRS from the coding sequence ATGAACTCGATGTTCAGTGCCTTCGACGCCCTCTTCGTAGAGCTTATGGGAAAGAACCTTATGGTTTCTTCGCTTAACGCTAGCTCCACCGCCACCCCCAAACCTGCCGTACTGCAAACGCAGACGCAGAAGGAGGAAAACGCAAGCAATAAGATAAGTTTGGTGCAGAAGACTCCGAGGTTTGCTCTGGAGCTCGACGGTCTCCACTGCTTCGAGACAATAGTCCGTTCTTGA
- the LOC103840135 gene encoding glucan endo-1,3-beta-glucosidase 11, with protein MELKSFHPSSALFFLFSVVILSPTTVTSIGVNYGQIGDNLPSPEEVVPLVKSIGATKVKLYDANPEILKAFSGTGVEFIVGLGNEYLSKMKDPSKALTWIKQNVTPFLPATNITCITIGNEILALNDSSLTDSLLPAMQGVHSALVTAGLSDQIAVTTAHSLAILQTSFPPSAGEFSPSVIDYLKPILEFHRKTDSPFLINAYPFFAYKGSPKEIPLDFVLFQQNQGVVDPTTGFHYDNMLFAQIDAVYSALAAAGYKTLKVQISETGWPSKGDDDEFGATPENAKRYNGNLIKLMKNEKTKTPLRPNNDLIIYVFALFNENMKPGPTSERNYGLFKPDGTQAYSLGFTLNDVVKGRNSSSSGGGKTPVLPMTPVAPDSASTGYLAISSAPGKRKGKEAVLSMVVIMLLARHLL; from the exons ATGGAGCTTAAAAGCTTCCACCCCTCTTCTGCACTGTTTTTCCTCTTCTCAG TGGTGATTCTTTCCCCGACGACGGTGACTTCAATCGGAGTAAACTACGGTCAAATCGGAGATAACCTCCCATCACCGGAAGAAGTAGTTCCACTAGTGAAATCAATCGGAGCAACGAAAGTGAAACTGTACGATGCAAACCCAGAGATCCTCAAAGCATTCTCCGGCACGGGCGTAGAGTTCATCGTCGGACTTGGCAACGAGTACCTCTCCAAAATGAAAGATCCTTCCAAAGCCTTAACATGGATCAAACAAAACGTCACTCCCTTTCTACCGGCGACGAACATCACCTGCATCACCATCGGTAACGAGATCTTAGCTCTCAACGACTCTTCCCTCACCGACAGTCTCCTCCCGGCGATGCAAGGGGTCCACTCCGCTTTAGTAACCGCCGGACTCTCCGATCAAATCGCCGTCACCACCGCACATTCTCTCGCCATCCTCCAGACATCGTTCCCTCCTTCCGCCGGAGAGTTTTCACCAAGTGTAATAGATTACCTCAAACCGATCCTCGAGTTTCACCGGAAGACAGACTCTCCGTTCTTGATCAACGCCTACCCTTTCTTCGCTTACAAAGGAAGCCCTAAAGAGATCCCTCTCGACTTCGTCCTCTTCCAGCAGAACCAAGGTGTCGTGGATCCGACCACGGGGTTTCACTACGACAACATGCTGTTCGCGCAGATCGACGCCGTCTACTCTGCTCTAGCGGCGGCGGGATATAAAACCCTTAAAGTGCAGATATCGGAGACGGGGTGGCCGTCGAAAGGAGACGACGACGAGTTCGGAGCCACGCCGGAGAATGCGAAGAGGTATAACGGAAACTTGATTAAGCTTATGAAGAATGAAAAGACCAAAACGCCCCTACGACCGAACAACGATCTTATCATATACGTGTTTGCCTTGTTCAACGAGAACATGAAACCTGGTCCGACCTCGGAGAGGAACTACGGTCTGTTTAAACCTGACGGGACTCAGGCTTACTCGCTTGGGTTCACTCTAAACGATGTCGTAAAAGGTCGTAATAGTAGTAGCAGTGGAGGAGGAAAAACACCTGTTTTACCGATGACGCCGGTGGCTCCAGATAGTGCATCGACCGGTTATTTGGCAATTTCGTCAGCTCCA GGGAAAAGAAAAGGGAAAGAGGCAGTATTGTCAATGGTGGTGATCATGTTATTGGCCCGACACTTACTTTGA
- the LOC103840134 gene encoding putative ubiquitin carboxyl-terminal hydrolase 11 has product MALGIGRCLLEKRKGHKRDRESDHKSSSPYLCRFLSNARKKCFSGFGFPSISRIFSYSSSSSDSTCDSINMVNSDSESMGCDFPCTLEEERRIVTGLMSEAEDQLKEGNLYFVISNRWYTSWKRCVSQEISSGEASEVTRPGPIDNHDIIDSESDASDPQLLKNLEEAVDYVLVPEQVWKKLVEWYKGGPPIERKLISQGFHSKSYSVEVYPLCLKLTDSRDGSSSIIRLSKQASVGQLFETVCAARGVSKEKARIWDYFQKSKSVLLDPLSEKTLEESCLQIDQDILLEVDGSASSQHDMSSAGNELALVPVEPTANTMLSQGTVSNGHSNGSMFSLWKNPFKDDGGSSSGFGKRDKRGLAGLQNLGNTCFMNSTLQCLAHTPPIVDYFLKDYSGDINEDNPLGMRGELAVEFGELLRKLWSSGQNTVAPRSFKTKLGRFAPQFSGYNQHDSQEMLSFLLDGLHEDLNKVKQKPYIESKDSDGRPDDEVADEMWKYHKARNDSVIVDVCQGQYKSTLVCPDCGKISITFDPFMYLTLPLPTSRTRSMTVAVFYGDSNRLLTPYTVTVPRDGSLRDLSSALGAACGLKDDESLLFADVFSHKVFKYLDNPLESLNEIKDNDRIVAYRFNQMHRGPGKAKLEILHWEPKKFGIGRDTKYFGIPLVTYVNTEPLSKSDIDAIISGLLSPLHRTQSSSSTVHVGEENGHIPDVAGETSGISSPKDTEIEEDNAAGDGELSFNVFFTETYSSSLKPLEPGFVANPCSATKVVVKWSEKEHEKYDSSSLDVDLPEIYKSSLFLKKPKKEVSLFSCLEAFIAEEPLGPEDMWYCPGCKEHRQAKKKLDLWKLPEILVVHLKRFTYSRFLKNKIDTLVNFPIHDLDLSKYVMNKDGQSCLYELYAVSNHYGGMGGGHYTAYAKLMDENKWYDFDDSRVSAVDESEIKTSAAYVLFYRRVKSESTSSYMDED; this is encoded by the exons ATGGCGCTAGGGATTGGGCGTTGTTTACTGGAGAAGAGGAAAGGGCATAAAAGGGATCGTGAATCTGACCACAAGTCTTCTTCTCCCTATCTTTGCCGGTTTCTCTCCAACGCG AGGAAAAAGTGTTTCTCCGGATTTGGGTTTCCTTCAATTTCTCGAATCTTCtcctattcttcttcttcttccgatTCCACC TGTGATTCGATTAATATGGTAAACTCTGACTCCGAATCAATGGGTTGTGACTTTCCGTGCACTCTCGAGGAAGAGAGACGTATCGTGACGGGGCTGATGAGCGAAGCGGAGGATCAATTGAAAGAGGGCAACTTGTACTTCGTCATCTCAAACAG GTGGTATACAAGCTGGAAGAGATGCGTTAGTCAAGAGATATCTAGTGGAGAGGCTTCAGAAGTTACTAGGCCCGGGCCAATTGACAATCATGATATTATTGATAGCGAAAGTGACGCTAGTGATCCGCAGCTTCTTAAGAATCTGGAGGAAGCTGTTGACTACGTTCTAGTTCCTGAACAAGTTTGGAAAAAGCTCGTCGAATG GTATAAAGGAGGTCCTCCAATAGAGAGGAAGCTGATCTCTCAGGGTTTTCATAGTAAGAGCTATAGCGTTGAGGTTTACCCACTCTGCCTTAAGTTGACAGACAGTAGAGACGGAAGCAGTTCCATCATAAGGTTGAGCAAGCAG GCTTCTGTAGGCCAACTCTTTGAGACGGTTTGTGCTGCCAGAGGGGTATCAAAAGAAAAG GCTCGCATCTGGGATTACTtccagaagagtaaaagcgtactCTTGGATCCTTTATCTGAAAAAACCTTGGAGGAATCTTGCCTTCAAATAGACCAGGAT ATTCTTCTTGAAGTTGATGGGTCTGCGTCATCTCAACATGACATGAGCTCGGCGGGAAATGAGTTAGCTCTCGTACCTGTAGAGCCTACGGCAAATACTATGCTTAGCCAGGGGACCGTATCTAATGGTCACTCCAACGGTTCCATGTTTAGCCTCTGGAAAAACCCTTTCAAAGATGACGGTGGTTCCTCTAGTGGTTTTGGGAAAAGAGACAAGAGAGGCTTAGCAGGATTGCAGAATTTGGGAAACACGTGTTTCATGAATAGCACTCTTCAGTGTTTGGCCCATACCCCTCCTATTGTTGATTACTTCTTGAAAGATTACAGCGGTGACATAAATGAAGATAATCCTTTGGGAATGAGA GGTGAGCTTGCGGTTGAGTTTGGTGAACTTTTGAGGAAACTGTGGTCATCCGGACAAAATACAGTTGCGCCGCGTTCCTTTAAGACAAAGCTGGGTAGATTTGCACCGCAGTTCAGTGGTTATAATCAGCATGATTCTCAA GAAATGCTATCTTTCCTGTTGGATGGGCTTCATGAAGATTTGAACAAGGTTAAACAAAAGCCTTACATTGAATCCAAAGATTCAGATGGTCGTCCAGATGATGAAGTGGCCGACGAAATGTGGAAATATCACAAGGCTCGTAATGATTCCGTCATTGTTGATGTCTGTCAA GGACAATACAAGTCAACGCTGGTCTGTCCAGATTGTGGAAAAATCTCAATCACCTTTGATCCCTTCATGTACTTAACTTTGCCGCTGCCAACAAGTCGCACTCGATCAATGACCGTTGCAGTGTTTTACGGCGACAGTAACCGTCTTTTGACGCCATACACAGTAACAGTTCCCAGAGATGGTTCTTTGAGAGATCTAAGCAGTGCACTAGGAGCTGCTTGCGGCTTGAAAGATGATGAAAGCCTTTTATTCGCAGAT GTGTTTTCTCACAAGGTGTTTAAATATCTTGACAATCCCCTGGAGTCTCTGAATGAGATAAAAGACAACGATCGTATTGTGGCGTATCGGTTCAACCAGATGCACAGAGGACCAGGCAAAGCCAAACTTGAAATTCTTCATTGGGAGCCGAAAAA GTTTGGTATTGGCAGAGACACAAAGTATTTTGGAATCCCCCTTGTTACTTATGTCAACACAGAACCACTTAGTAAAAGTGATATTGATGCAATTATATCTGGATTGCTGTCACCTCTACACCGGACTCAGTCATCATCATCTACTGTTCATGTTGGAGAGGAAAACGGTCACATTCCAGATGTTGCTGGTGAAACATCTGGAATCTCATCACCTAAAGACACTGAAATAGAGGAGGATAACGCAGCTGGTGATGGAGAGTTATCTTTCAACGTCTTCTTTACAGAAACCTATTCCAGCAGTCTGAAGCCACTTGAGCCCGGTTTTGTTGCGAATCCTTGTAGTGCTACAAAGGTTGTAGTCAAGTGGAGCGAGAAAGAGCATGAAAAATATGATTCGAGCTCCTTGGATGTTGATCTACCTGAGATTTATAAATCTAGTCTCTTTCTGAAGAAGCCAAAGAAAGAGGTTTCTTTGTTTTCGTGCTTGGAAGCCTTTATAGCAGAAGAGCCTCTCGGACCAGAGGACATGTGGTACTGTCCTGGTTGCAAAGAGCAcagacaagcaaagaagaaGCTCGACTTGTGGAAGCTGCCAGAAATTCTTGTGGTCCACCTCAAGCGGTTCACGTACAGCAGATTCTTGAAGAATAAGATTGATACGCTCGTGAATTTCCCGATTCATGATCTAGATTTAAGCAAGTACGTGATGAATAAAGATGGTCAGTCGTGTCTTTACGAACTGTACGCTGTTAGCAATCATTACGGTGGTATGGGAGGTGGTCACTACACTGCTTACGCTAAG CTGATGGATGAGAACAAGTGGTACGACTTTGATGACAGCCGTGTTTCAGCTGTCGATGAATCCGAGATCAAGACTTCGGCTGCATATGTTTTGTTCTATCGAAGAGTGAAAAGTGAATCTACGTCATCATATATGGATGAAGATTAG